The following proteins are encoded in a genomic region of Magnolia sinica isolate HGM2019 chromosome 1, MsV1, whole genome shotgun sequence:
- the LOC131255851 gene encoding uncharacterized protein LOC131255851 isoform X2, producing MSYGSSSLGSRTSRATFEYGRTHVVKPKGRHQATIIWLHGLGDNGSSWSQLLETLPLPNIKWICPTAPTRPVAVFGGFPCTAWFDVGDLSEDGPDDVEGLDASAAHVANLLSTEPADIKLGVGGFSMGAATALYSATCCANGKYGNGNPYPVNLSAVVGLSGWLPCSRGLKNKIEGSQEAARRAASLPLLLCHGKGDDVVLYKHGEKSANVLTSAGFQNLGFKTYGGLGHYTVPEEMDDVCKWLTARLGLDGSSS from the exons ATGAGCTATGGGAGCAGCTCTCTTG GTAGTAGAACTTCCAGAGCGACTTTCGAGTATGGGAGGACCCATGTAGTTAAGCCTAAAGGGAGACATCAGGCCACTATCATTTGGCTGCACGGCCTTGGCGATAATGGCTCAAG CTGGTCCCAGCTCTTGGAGACCCTTCCTCTTCCTAAT ATTAAATGGATATGTCCAACGGCTCCTACTCGACCGGTAGCAGTCTTTGGTGGATTTCCTTGTACTGCTT GGTTTGATGTAGGAGATCTTTCGGAGGATGGTCCTGATGATGTGGAGGGTTTGGATGCTTCAGCAGCACATGTCGCTAACCTGTTGTCGACGGAGCCTGCTGATA TCAAACTTGGTGTTGGGGGCTTCAGTATGGGTGCAGCTACTGCCCTGTACTCTGCTACATGCTGTGCTAATGGGAAATACGGCAATGGCAATCCATATCCTGTCAACCTAAGTGCAGTTGTTGGTCTAAGTGGCTGGCTTCCTTGTTCAAG GGGCTTGAAGAACAAGATAGAAGGGTCACAAGAGGCTGCAAGGCGTGCTGCATCTCTGCCACTTTTGCTCTGCCATGGCAAAG GGGATGATGTGGTCCTTTACAAACACGGAGAGAAATCTGCAAATGTTTTAACGTCGGCTGGATTTCAGAATCTTGGTTTTAAGACCTATGGCGG GCTCGGACACTACACAGTCCCTGAAGAGATGGATGATGTCTGCAAATGGCTCACGGCAAGGCTGGGGCTTGACGGGTCTTCCTCTTAA
- the LOC131255851 gene encoding uncharacterized protein LOC131255851 isoform X1: MSYGSSSLGSGSRTSRATFEYGRTHVVKPKGRHQATIIWLHGLGDNGSSWSQLLETLPLPNIKWICPTAPTRPVAVFGGFPCTAWFDVGDLSEDGPDDVEGLDASAAHVANLLSTEPADIKLGVGGFSMGAATALYSATCCANGKYGNGNPYPVNLSAVVGLSGWLPCSRGLKNKIEGSQEAARRAASLPLLLCHGKGDDVVLYKHGEKSANVLTSAGFQNLGFKTYGGLGHYTVPEEMDDVCKWLTARLGLDGSSS; the protein is encoded by the exons ATGAGCTATGGGAGCAGCTCTCTTGGTTCTG GTAGTAGAACTTCCAGAGCGACTTTCGAGTATGGGAGGACCCATGTAGTTAAGCCTAAAGGGAGACATCAGGCCACTATCATTTGGCTGCACGGCCTTGGCGATAATGGCTCAAG CTGGTCCCAGCTCTTGGAGACCCTTCCTCTTCCTAAT ATTAAATGGATATGTCCAACGGCTCCTACTCGACCGGTAGCAGTCTTTGGTGGATTTCCTTGTACTGCTT GGTTTGATGTAGGAGATCTTTCGGAGGATGGTCCTGATGATGTGGAGGGTTTGGATGCTTCAGCAGCACATGTCGCTAACCTGTTGTCGACGGAGCCTGCTGATA TCAAACTTGGTGTTGGGGGCTTCAGTATGGGTGCAGCTACTGCCCTGTACTCTGCTACATGCTGTGCTAATGGGAAATACGGCAATGGCAATCCATATCCTGTCAACCTAAGTGCAGTTGTTGGTCTAAGTGGCTGGCTTCCTTGTTCAAG GGGCTTGAAGAACAAGATAGAAGGGTCACAAGAGGCTGCAAGGCGTGCTGCATCTCTGCCACTTTTGCTCTGCCATGGCAAAG GGGATGATGTGGTCCTTTACAAACACGGAGAGAAATCTGCAAATGTTTTAACGTCGGCTGGATTTCAGAATCTTGGTTTTAAGACCTATGGCGG GCTCGGACACTACACAGTCCCTGAAGAGATGGATGATGTCTGCAAATGGCTCACGGCAAGGCTGGGGCTTGACGGGTCTTCCTCTTAA